A single genomic interval of Stieleria maiorica harbors:
- a CDS encoding sigma-70 family RNA polymerase sigma factor, translating into MADDQSTPLSKDDFALLYLQNQGRVYAYIATLVPNRSDAEDILQRTSLVMWQKWDRFDSRYGFVPWARGIALNEVRNFLRRSERKNVHLSDTVISMLAEQVEEEPDVDRVEALEHCLEVLEDRQRDLLEKCYLESVGARSVAETLGISADAIYMRLHRIRRSLIQCIEGQVSIKPAGSGGTN; encoded by the coding sequence ATGGCGGACGATCAATCAACTCCACTTTCGAAAGACGACTTCGCGTTGTTGTACCTCCAGAATCAGGGGCGCGTGTACGCCTACATCGCCACGCTGGTCCCCAACCGGTCGGATGCCGAAGATATCCTCCAGCGAACCAGTTTGGTGATGTGGCAGAAGTGGGATCGCTTTGATTCACGCTATGGATTTGTGCCCTGGGCGCGAGGGATCGCCTTGAATGAAGTCAGGAACTTCTTGCGCCGCAGCGAACGAAAAAACGTCCATTTGTCAGACACGGTGATCTCGATGCTGGCCGAGCAGGTCGAGGAGGAGCCGGACGTGGATCGGGTGGAGGCGCTGGAGCATTGCTTGGAAGTGCTTGAAGATCGCCAGCGAGATCTGTTGGAGAAGTGTTATTTGGAATCCGTGGGGGCAAGATCCGTGGCCGAAACGCTGGGAATTTCTGCGGACGCGATTTACATGCGGCTGCATCGTATCCGACGCTCGCTGATTCAGTGCATCGAAGGTCAAGTGTCGATCAAGCCCGCCGGTTCAGGAGGAACGAACTGA
- a CDS encoding carbon-nitrogen hydrolase family protein: MAVRTLMLCLAGVVAGPLPAQAPPGKPVPPLDQSKDSVRVAVAQMQIDHAAFHPDQDTVDALVPWMKRAADQRADLLVFPEYLLGSFHLKSALVDKLCAQAKQHDLNVVVGGWEHFPDVAIKQPPDPGTYANTLLVAARDGALAGTHRKMHAAVGPNSPYCWPPDPGEKGENTMVLGQENGVVDLEFGRIGLLTCYDGYFFESFQMPSLRGAELLVWVNARGGMVEPHIIQSASFMTCTHVVASNQSVGCGSAICSYPGWKLDQAAPEPGSEALLVADLDLKELRNQRLNNRMMHQRRPEIYGTVSKRWQPWHAYPDLKPFQYDDSEMEKRR, translated from the coding sequence ATGGCCGTTCGAACATTGATGCTGTGCTTGGCCGGGGTAGTTGCTGGCCCGTTGCCCGCGCAAGCCCCGCCAGGGAAACCGGTTCCACCCCTGGACCAATCCAAGGATTCGGTTCGCGTCGCGGTGGCTCAGATGCAGATCGATCACGCAGCCTTTCATCCGGACCAGGACACCGTGGACGCACTGGTTCCCTGGATGAAGCGGGCGGCTGATCAGCGCGCGGATTTGCTGGTTTTTCCCGAGTATCTGCTTGGGTCGTTTCACCTGAAGAGCGCTCTCGTCGACAAGCTCTGCGCGCAAGCCAAGCAGCATGACCTGAACGTCGTCGTCGGTGGCTGGGAGCACTTTCCCGATGTTGCGATTAAACAACCGCCGGACCCCGGAACGTACGCCAACACGCTGCTGGTTGCAGCCCGAGACGGGGCGTTGGCCGGAACCCACCGCAAAATGCATGCAGCGGTTGGCCCGAATTCCCCCTATTGCTGGCCTCCGGATCCAGGTGAAAAGGGTGAAAACACGATGGTGCTTGGTCAGGAGAACGGAGTCGTGGACTTGGAATTTGGCAGGATCGGGTTGCTGACCTGCTACGACGGGTATTTCTTTGAAAGCTTCCAGATGCCCTCACTGCGTGGTGCGGAATTGCTGGTTTGGGTCAACGCCCGTGGCGGTATGGTCGAACCACACATCATCCAGTCCGCCAGTTTCATGACATGCACGCACGTGGTAGCGTCCAACCAATCGGTGGGATGTGGATCCGCGATTTGTTCTTATCCTGGATGGAAGCTTGATCAGGCCGCACCAGAGCCAGGATCGGAGGCATTGCTGGTTGCTGACCTGGACTTGAAAGAACTGAGAAATCAGCGTTTGAACAACCGCATGATGCATCAGCGACGCCCGGAGATTTACGGGACCGTATCGAAACGCTGGCAGCCTTGGCACGCTTATCCCGACCTAAAACCGTTTCAGTACGACGATTCAGAAATGGAAAAACGACGTTAG
- a CDS encoding CehA/McbA family metallohydrolase: MARQLVTQLRHRFDATQLTLLDEVNHQLQMMQRVDAGHLGADRQPTALAKSRLVNFFRWKAESALLELLGNLSGDSIVDLDFRSGAPSHLPDTPIAVGPQDNMILLRVRAQPADGRSQPVQLSMGSWDLASERPTEHFPVDIARHGTTYVLLDLKRVPTDRTTSHLTLRDVQTQDVLYTYALTFQSAPLGQLALDVVDEDGKSIPVLMSIASHETGNLREPAEAVDLRSVLNEIVPHLSPSGRGYMFYLPGQKRGRYWVVRPPLEMPLPAGDWDIKVLRGLEFTPVQQTVSVRAGQWTRVKLQPKRWTNMPSRGWYSGDDHVHAQLLTSADARKLLDYTRAVDINVANILEMGDVMRTYYPQRGFGDAFRVQHGNHWLIPGQEDPRSVLGHAIGLNLKSKVRDLDRYLSNDWIAAQIQDQGGLYGHTHVGPNACFVHREMALFTPDGIVDFNSIMQSELGTELYYDFLNMGFKMTASAGADTPYGGTIGAVRTYAFTGSPESFSPDQWFAALKRGRTFVTNGPMIEFQVDDAMPGDQIEVDDNRSLSVRVKAWGDIDASAPKQLRLIKLGQAVEVAQSEDERGTELEIATSIDSDWGFWIAAHAVGRDGSQAHTTPIYVTRKGFRHWDPDSAKALINRQLEVLREIRREVQTAEQRVASGSSSLDYWSRRTADQADDVRAKVSQAERTYQQLLQTLAEESAIRAQAGE; encoded by the coding sequence ATGGCGCGGCAATTGGTCACCCAATTGCGCCACCGATTTGACGCAACGCAACTCACGCTGCTGGATGAAGTCAATCATCAACTGCAGATGATGCAGCGAGTGGACGCGGGACATCTGGGGGCCGATCGCCAACCCACCGCGTTGGCCAAATCTCGCCTGGTCAACTTTTTTCGCTGGAAGGCGGAGTCAGCGCTGCTGGAGTTGCTTGGCAATTTATCGGGCGACAGCATCGTCGATTTGGATTTTCGATCTGGTGCGCCATCGCACTTGCCGGACACGCCAATCGCGGTCGGCCCACAAGACAACATGATCCTGCTTCGTGTCCGTGCTCAACCGGCCGACGGACGCAGCCAACCAGTGCAGTTGTCGATGGGGTCCTGGGATTTAGCCAGCGAGCGGCCGACCGAACACTTTCCGGTCGACATCGCAAGGCACGGAACAACCTACGTCTTGCTTGATTTGAAACGCGTTCCGACGGATCGCACGACGTCGCACCTGACCCTTCGCGATGTCCAGACGCAGGACGTCCTGTACACCTACGCGCTGACGTTTCAGTCTGCACCGCTAGGGCAACTCGCATTGGACGTGGTCGACGAAGATGGTAAATCGATTCCGGTGTTGATGAGCATCGCATCGCACGAGACGGGGAATCTAAGAGAACCCGCCGAAGCCGTCGATTTGCGGTCAGTCCTGAATGAGATCGTCCCCCACCTCAGTCCTTCGGGTCGCGGCTACATGTTCTACTTGCCTGGTCAAAAGCGAGGTCGCTACTGGGTGGTCAGGCCGCCGTTGGAGATGCCCCTGCCGGCAGGAGACTGGGACATCAAAGTGCTGCGCGGGCTCGAGTTCACTCCGGTGCAGCAAACCGTTTCGGTTCGGGCAGGGCAATGGACACGTGTCAAATTGCAACCGAAACGATGGACCAACATGCCGTCGCGGGGCTGGTATTCGGGTGATGACCACGTCCATGCTCAATTGCTGACGAGTGCCGATGCAAGAAAACTGCTCGATTACACCCGCGCGGTCGACATCAACGTGGCAAATATCTTGGAGATGGGCGACGTGATGCGAACTTATTATCCGCAACGTGGTTTTGGGGATGCGTTTCGCGTCCAGCACGGTAACCATTGGCTGATCCCCGGCCAAGAAGACCCCAGGTCGGTCTTGGGGCACGCGATCGGGCTGAATTTAAAATCCAAGGTCCGTGATTTGGATCGATACCTTTCCAACGACTGGATCGCTGCGCAAATTCAGGACCAGGGCGGGCTTTACGGCCACACCCATGTCGGCCCCAACGCTTGTTTTGTGCATCGGGAAATGGCCCTGTTTACTCCCGACGGAATCGTCGACTTCAACAGCATCATGCAGTCCGAATTGGGAACCGAGCTGTATTATGACTTCCTGAATATGGGATTCAAAATGACCGCGTCCGCGGGTGCCGATACGCCTTACGGTGGAACGATCGGCGCGGTCCGCACCTATGCATTTACCGGGTCTCCGGAATCTTTCTCGCCCGATCAGTGGTTTGCCGCACTGAAGCGTGGCAGGACGTTTGTCACCAACGGACCGATGATCGAGTTTCAAGTCGACGATGCCATGCCGGGTGACCAGATTGAAGTCGACGACAACCGATCGCTATCGGTTCGCGTCAAGGCCTGGGGCGACATCGATGCGTCGGCACCGAAACAGTTGCGATTGATCAAGCTGGGGCAGGCGGTCGAGGTCGCCCAGTCAGAGGATGAACGGGGCACCGAGCTTGAAATCGCCACAAGCATCGATTCCGATTGGGGATTCTGGATCGCGGCACACGCCGTCGGCCGCGATGGTTCCCAGGCGCACACCACACCGATCTATGTCACTCGGAAGGGCTTTCGTCATTGGGATCCCGATTCGGCAAAGGCTTTGATTAACCGCCAACTGGAAGTACTTCGCGAGATTCGGCGAGAGGTCCAGACGGCAGAGCAACGCGTCGCATCCGGCTCAAGTTCGCTGGACTATTGGAGCCGTCGCACCGCCGACCAGGCAGATGACGTTCGTGCAAAGGTGTCCCAAGCCGAGCGGACGTACCAGCAACTGCTGCAAACGCTGGCCGAGGAATCTGCGATTCGGGCACAAGCGGGAGAGTAG
- the ahr gene encoding NADPH-dependent aldehyde reductase Ahr, translated as MTVKAYAVTKAKGDFEPFEFELGDIDPYEVDISVESCGICHSDLSMVDDEWGMAQFPLVPGHEVVGKVSAVGDLVSHVKVGDRVGLGWHAGYCMMCDQCMGGDHNLCANAEPTIAGRHGGFADTVRAKAASVVKIPDGLDASEAGPLLCGGIAVFNPMVQVGLSPTGSVGVIGIGGLGHMGLKFAAAWGCHVTAFTSDSKRQEALDMGAHDTINSRDPDAIKAAAGRFDLVLSTVNVPLDWNAVLATLKPRGRLMMPGAVTEPLGINVLPDMMFKQLAVGSSPVGPPVVIRQMLDFAARHNIAPVNEHFPMSKVNDAFEHLRSGKVRYRIVLDRE; from the coding sequence ATGACCGTGAAAGCGTATGCCGTGACCAAAGCCAAGGGTGACTTCGAACCGTTTGAATTCGAACTCGGTGACATCGATCCCTACGAGGTGGACATCAGCGTCGAGTCGTGCGGGATTTGCCACAGTGATTTGAGCATGGTGGACGACGAGTGGGGGATGGCACAGTTTCCGCTTGTACCCGGACATGAAGTTGTCGGAAAAGTCTCTGCCGTCGGCGATCTCGTGTCGCATGTGAAAGTCGGCGATCGCGTCGGGCTGGGGTGGCATGCCGGCTACTGCATGATGTGCGACCAGTGTATGGGCGGCGACCACAACCTCTGTGCCAATGCCGAGCCAACGATTGCCGGACGACATGGAGGATTCGCCGATACGGTGCGGGCGAAGGCTGCCAGTGTGGTCAAAATCCCGGATGGGCTTGATGCAAGTGAAGCCGGCCCGCTGTTGTGTGGCGGTATCGCTGTGTTTAACCCGATGGTTCAAGTCGGGCTATCACCCACCGGCAGCGTCGGGGTGATCGGGATCGGCGGACTGGGGCACATGGGGCTGAAGTTTGCTGCCGCATGGGGATGTCACGTCACCGCATTCACATCCGACTCGAAACGCCAGGAGGCTCTGGACATGGGAGCGCATGACACGATCAATTCTCGTGATCCGGACGCCATCAAAGCCGCAGCGGGTCGATTCGACCTGGTGCTGTCCACCGTCAACGTTCCGCTCGATTGGAACGCGGTCCTTGCGACATTAAAGCCGCGTGGTCGGCTGATGATGCCCGGTGCTGTTACCGAACCGCTGGGTATCAACGTCCTTCCGGACATGATGTTCAAACAACTGGCGGTGGGTTCGTCACCCGTCGGACCGCCCGTCGTGATCCGCCAGATGCTCGACTTCGCGGCCCGACACAACATCGCCCCCGTCAACGAGCACTTCCCGATGAGCAAAGTCAACGATGCGTTCGAACATCTACGGAGCGGGAAGGTGCGTTACCGGATCGTGCTGGACCGAGAATAA
- a CDS encoding GNAT family N-acetyltransferase → MYKIRPFHDSDWETTWQIIEPVFHAGQTYPYPPTISKQESYSVWVATPECTYVAEDEPGQILGTYYLKPNQPGQGAHVCNCGYIVSDLARGRGVASAMCEHSQEQAIRLGYRAMQYNLVVSTNDGAVRLWEKHGFDVVGRLPGAFKHPIAGYVDALVMFKKLTSTVCG, encoded by the coding sequence ATGTACAAGATACGCCCCTTTCACGACTCCGATTGGGAGACAACCTGGCAAATCATTGAACCGGTTTTTCACGCGGGCCAGACGTACCCGTATCCTCCCACGATTTCGAAGCAGGAATCCTATTCCGTTTGGGTCGCGACCCCCGAATGCACCTATGTTGCCGAGGACGAACCCGGTCAGATCCTCGGAACCTACTATCTCAAGCCCAACCAACCGGGACAGGGGGCGCACGTCTGCAACTGCGGATACATCGTTTCCGACCTGGCTCGAGGGCGTGGCGTTGCGTCGGCGATGTGTGAACATTCTCAAGAACAGGCCATTCGACTTGGGTACCGTGCAATGCAATACAACTTGGTCGTGTCGACCAACGACGGGGCAGTCAGGCTATGGGAAAAACATGGCTTTGACGTCGTCGGAAGACTGCCCGGGGCATTCAAACATCCGATCGCGGGCTACGTCGACGCCCTGGTCATGTTCAAGAAGTTAACAAGCACGGTTTGCGGGTAG
- a CDS encoding SDR family oxidoreductase — protein sequence MAQSIESSVNEAMAQIRETASEADLLGLISDNSTADGIDKTIQAHPDVDILVNNSELFPGQDWAEAEKRFMAENRSLSLIQRLIEPEEIANLVAFVASPLAAAINGAALRTEGGIVPTIA from the coding sequence ATGGCTCAATCGATCGAATCGAGCGTCAACGAAGCAATGGCCCAGATTCGCGAAACCGCATCAGAAGCTGACCTCCTCGGGCTAATTTCGGACAACAGCACGGCTGACGGAATCGACAAGACGATCCAAGCCCACCCGGACGTCGACATCCTGGTCAACAATAGTGAGTTGTTCCCCGGCCAGGATTGGGCTGAGGCGGAAAAGCGATTCATGGCGGAAAACCGTTCGCTCTCTTTGATTCAACGGCTGATTGAGCCGGAGGAAATCGCTAACTTGGTTGCATTCGTCGCAAGTCCACTCGCCGCCGCCATCAACGGTGCGGCACTCCGAACCGAAGGCGGGATCGTCCCGACGATCGCCTAA
- a CDS encoding 3-keto-disaccharide hydrolase, whose amino-acid sequence MLVAIALFAFAASPASAQTWKPLFNGSDLTGWHTQPGGKWEVVEGVIVGTSPKSEPRHGLLVSDDQYANFVLRAKFRVHQGNSGLYFRAEKTDTNVAVRGFQAEVDATSAVGGLYETAMRAWVRKSDPKLVEKIVSHRNWVDITVTAINDDLTVSLNGVTVTELLGDKECLKRGHIALQLHGGTDMHVEFKDIAILELP is encoded by the coding sequence GTGTTGGTCGCAATCGCCCTTTTTGCGTTTGCCGCAAGTCCTGCATCGGCGCAAACGTGGAAACCGCTCTTTAATGGCTCCGACCTGACGGGGTGGCATACGCAACCGGGCGGAAAGTGGGAAGTGGTCGAGGGTGTGATCGTGGGGACGAGCCCCAAGTCGGAACCGCGTCATGGGCTTCTCGTTTCCGACGATCAATACGCTAATTTCGTCTTGCGTGCAAAGTTTCGCGTCCACCAAGGCAATTCGGGCCTGTACTTTCGCGCGGAAAAGACGGATACCAATGTTGCCGTGCGTGGATTCCAAGCCGAAGTCGATGCGACCTCCGCTGTCGGCGGCTTGTACGAAACTGCCATGCGAGCCTGGGTCAGGAAGTCCGATCCAAAACTTGTCGAAAAAATTGTTTCACACCGTAACTGGGTCGACATCACGGTGACGGCGATCAATGACGACCTGACGGTATCCTTAAACGGCGTCACCGTCACCGAATTGCTGGGCGATAAAGAGTGCCTCAAAAGAGGCCACATCGCCCTGCAACTGCACGGCGGCACCGACATGCATGTCGAGTTCAAAGACATCGCGATCCTTGAGCTTCCCTAG
- a CDS encoding PVC-type heme-binding CxxCH protein: MRNVILSLLVLVSLSRGLHAADDLPIVPEGFVVDVVAAEPMVSNPCVMAFDKRGRICVAQGPQWRAPTPETPGDRIDILIDEDGDGAADDIKTFAEGFNSVQGIAWHGDDLWIANAPDLTVVRDTDGDDEADVYIKVYTGLGNLEHSLHGLNFGPDGKLYMSKGNSKGYNRLDQLAPKTFRKLWGLASPEGAPEYTDVEVFSKETYKRAYHTPQDDWGQQGGILRCDPYGESVNTMGRDLEIFARGFRNPWDICFDDGFEWLGTDNDQTEGDKVFAPFYGAHFGWGHPWSFDWKGIDHLPTVPISVPLYEGSGAGLIHYGATQFPTKYQGVFFVNDWMRREVYLFRPEWDGAFLRHEGGGFPSVFAHAGGGRSLPASSGRVFEPTDIEVGPEGAIYILSWGHGYGGTIENGKQIDAGRVYRIRYGNHAPQALPRPRVLSEMTSEQLFADLGSSVPAWRVDAQNELLRRGAESIPFLKSRLQRESSKAQQTWGLWTLGRLSTEALLDAYAKQKSDLNVHLQSLRILAQENPAALDGLLAWNSKNARLRHATVQAVWRGGRDDLSNELIRLAADETDRVVFYSAWNALQDLLSTDELKVRLTDSRPRVRLAALLALLFEDALSVDQVLPLRTDKAPQVAAMVELWLEKTGNGAPLITLSPPPGDYSEPIAVTAQSSIPRSVITYTTDGSVPAMTGPRATGPIAVESDTRLRFSVFQDYTQAGAMTDAEYRIRPTKAYRHRPFIDGLVSDSGRRYEFDWSGLAVGKRHYTDRDYRILEVSGELAGLPFLRTANEDDRRIVERLVSFRSDSDVSVLVGVDARNREPLSWMNIGQPDGFQNTGLQIITSDPVFNVYEKKFPAGQISLGANVNRPNDSGRGNYIVLFKREILSQQSDREPITMEAAVAAMADADPERGRELFLHPQGAGCFKCHQMQGIGQVLGPDLSDIGNRAKTPEVLIESIIHPSEVITEGFAQQKVLTVDGRVVAGSVLEETGRLIKLAASDGSVTTVNKDDIEQRVGTKISPMPDGFAKMMTAQQVADLTAWLMAQKTVGYRDGFWFQDNGDSLNIHFAGQQVATYLKDHPKLTRRALVNVTTPGGIRVTRNYPPRKPDDIDPGYGAEDGIIHPHMHPGIWLGFGDVDGNDYWRLQSRVAFDRFIQPPSGDRNSGYFVTRNLLLRKDATKETRRNSERDSLSTVETSGYQDDEVVCVETTRYHFENVPEGLLLRLDAEYRSDDHDFYFGDQEESGLAVRVASPIRVQGGNGTILNDRGERNGAQVWGKQAKWFDYFGTVGDREVGILVVPSPDNPRPSWLHARDYGVIVTNPFPKQPKERREPYVKTWVKRGECYNLSYAILIHDLPADKPIDRDHVAESLLKSFD, from the coding sequence ATGAGAAACGTAATATTGTCACTCCTCGTGCTGGTATCTCTATCGCGGGGCCTTCACGCGGCAGATGACCTGCCCATTGTACCGGAGGGTTTTGTCGTCGACGTCGTCGCCGCAGAGCCGATGGTCAGCAATCCCTGCGTGATGGCGTTTGACAAACGGGGACGCATCTGCGTGGCCCAGGGTCCGCAATGGCGAGCCCCGACGCCCGAAACGCCCGGCGATCGCATCGACATCTTGATCGATGAAGACGGTGACGGTGCGGCGGACGACATCAAGACCTTTGCCGAAGGCTTCAACAGTGTCCAGGGGATCGCCTGGCATGGCGACGACCTATGGATCGCAAACGCGCCAGATCTAACCGTCGTGCGAGACACCGATGGCGACGACGAAGCCGACGTGTATATCAAGGTCTACACCGGACTTGGGAACCTTGAGCATTCCCTTCACGGTCTCAACTTTGGGCCCGACGGCAAGCTTTACATGTCCAAAGGCAACTCCAAGGGGTACAACCGGCTGGACCAACTCGCACCAAAGACCTTTCGCAAGCTTTGGGGATTGGCTTCCCCGGAAGGAGCTCCCGAGTACACCGACGTCGAAGTCTTCTCCAAAGAAACGTACAAGCGAGCCTATCACACGCCCCAAGACGACTGGGGCCAACAAGGTGGGATTCTGCGCTGCGATCCCTACGGAGAAAGCGTGAACACGATGGGGCGTGACCTCGAAATCTTCGCTCGCGGTTTTCGCAATCCGTGGGACATCTGTTTTGATGACGGTTTCGAATGGCTGGGCACCGACAACGACCAAACCGAAGGCGATAAAGTCTTTGCGCCCTTTTACGGGGCCCACTTCGGCTGGGGCCATCCGTGGAGCTTTGACTGGAAAGGAATCGACCATCTGCCGACCGTCCCGATCAGCGTGCCGCTGTATGAAGGCTCCGGAGCGGGGCTCATTCACTACGGTGCGACCCAGTTCCCCACGAAGTATCAGGGCGTCTTCTTCGTCAACGACTGGATGCGGCGTGAAGTCTATCTGTTCCGGCCGGAATGGGACGGAGCGTTTTTGCGTCACGAAGGTGGCGGATTTCCGAGCGTCTTTGCCCACGCCGGTGGCGGCCGTTCGCTGCCGGCGAGTTCCGGGCGTGTGTTCGAACCGACGGATATCGAAGTCGGTCCAGAGGGTGCGATCTACATCCTGAGCTGGGGACACGGATACGGAGGCACAATTGAAAACGGAAAACAGATCGATGCGGGCCGCGTCTACCGAATCCGATATGGCAATCACGCTCCTCAGGCCCTGCCGAGACCCCGCGTGCTTTCGGAAATGACTTCCGAGCAACTCTTCGCCGACCTCGGCAGCAGTGTGCCGGCTTGGCGTGTCGATGCACAAAACGAACTTCTTCGCCGCGGCGCAGAAAGCATCCCGTTCTTGAAATCACGTTTGCAACGTGAATCCAGCAAAGCGCAGCAGACGTGGGGCCTGTGGACACTTGGCCGACTGTCGACTGAAGCGTTGTTGGATGCGTACGCGAAACAAAAATCGGACTTGAACGTTCACCTGCAAAGTCTGCGGATTCTGGCTCAGGAAAACCCCGCCGCTCTGGACGGCTTGCTGGCCTGGAACTCCAAAAACGCTCGGCTGCGCCACGCAACGGTGCAAGCAGTGTGGCGGGGCGGACGCGATGACTTGTCAAACGAGCTGATCCGACTCGCTGCGGATGAAACCGATCGAGTCGTATTCTATTCGGCTTGGAACGCTCTGCAGGATTTGCTGTCGACCGACGAGTTGAAAGTACGGCTTACTGATTCTCGGCCCCGTGTACGTCTCGCCGCTTTGCTGGCACTGTTATTCGAGGACGCGTTGAGTGTCGACCAAGTGCTTCCGTTGCGTACGGACAAAGCTCCGCAGGTCGCCGCGATGGTCGAACTCTGGTTGGAGAAAACAGGCAACGGTGCCCCGCTGATCACCCTGTCGCCTCCGCCGGGCGACTACTCCGAACCGATCGCCGTCACCGCGCAAAGTTCGATCCCGCGCAGTGTCATTACTTACACGACCGACGGCAGTGTGCCGGCGATGACCGGTCCGCGGGCGACTGGGCCGATCGCCGTCGAGAGTGACACCCGGCTTCGCTTTTCGGTATTTCAGGATTACACACAGGCCGGCGCGATGACGGATGCCGAATATCGAATTCGTCCGACCAAGGCGTATCGGCATCGACCGTTTATTGACGGTTTGGTCTCTGACAGCGGCCGCCGCTACGAATTTGATTGGAGCGGCTTGGCGGTCGGGAAACGACACTACACCGATCGAGACTACCGCATTCTTGAGGTATCCGGTGAGCTTGCTGGTCTTCCCTTCTTGCGCACCGCCAATGAAGACGATCGTCGGATCGTCGAACGTCTGGTTTCTTTCCGAAGCGACTCGGACGTCTCGGTGCTGGTCGGTGTCGATGCCCGTAATCGCGAGCCGCTCAGCTGGATGAACATCGGACAGCCGGACGGGTTCCAAAATACCGGACTGCAAATCATCACCAGTGATCCGGTCTTCAATGTCTACGAGAAAAAGTTCCCGGCAGGCCAAATCTCCTTGGGCGCAAACGTGAACCGCCCCAACGACTCCGGCCGCGGCAATTACATCGTACTGTTCAAGCGAGAGATTCTGTCGCAGCAGAGCGATCGCGAACCGATCACGATGGAAGCCGCCGTTGCGGCGATGGCCGATGCGGACCCTGAGCGCGGACGCGAGTTGTTTCTGCATCCCCAAGGCGCCGGCTGTTTCAAGTGTCATCAAATGCAGGGAATCGGCCAGGTATTGGGACCGGACCTTTCTGACATCGGCAATCGAGCGAAGACACCCGAGGTGCTGATCGAATCGATCATCCATCCGAGCGAGGTGATCACCGAGGGGTTTGCCCAGCAGAAAGTGCTCACCGTCGATGGACGTGTTGTCGCAGGATCGGTTCTCGAAGAAACGGGGCGATTGATCAAACTTGCCGCTTCCGACGGCAGCGTCACGACGGTCAACAAAGACGACATCGAACAGCGAGTCGGCACGAAAATTTCTCCGATGCCGGACGGCTTTGCCAAAATGATGACGGCGCAGCAAGTCGCTGATTTGACGGCTTGGTTGATGGCACAAAAAACCGTCGGCTACCGAGACGGTTTCTGGTTTCAAGATAACGGCGACAGTCTGAACATTCATTTTGCCGGTCAGCAAGTCGCGACGTATCTGAAGGACCATCCGAAGCTCACGCGGCGAGCACTTGTGAACGTCACAACGCCCGGCGGAATTCGAGTGACCAGGAACTACCCACCTCGTAAACCGGATGACATCGACCCCGGATACGGAGCCGAAGACGGAATCATTCACCCGCACATGCACCCCGGGATTTGGCTGGGGTTTGGCGACGTGGATGGAAATGACTACTGGCGTCTTCAATCAAGGGTCGCATTCGATCGTTTCATTCAGCCTCCAAGCGGGGACAGGAACTCAGGCTACTTTGTGACGCGAAATCTGCTGTTGCGAAAAGACGCTACAAAGGAAACCCGACGCAATAGCGAGAGAGACTCGTTATCCACCGTTGAAACCTCCGGCTACCAGGATGACGAAGTGGTCTGTGTTGAAACGACTCGCTACCACTTCGAGAACGTGCCTGAAGGACTGTTGTTGCGACTGGATGCGGAATACCGATCCGACGACCACGATTTCTACTTCGGGGATCAAGAGGAGTCTGGACTTGCCGTCCGGGTCGCTTCGCCCATTCGGGTCCAGGGCGGCAACGGCACGATCCTGAACGACCGCGGAGAACGCAACGGTGCGCAGGTCTGGGGCAAACAGGCGAAGTGGTTCGACTATTTCGGGACGGTCGGTGACCGCGAGGTCGGAATCCTGGTCGTCCCGAGCCCCGACAACCCTCGCCCGTCGTGGTTGCACGCGCGGGATTACGGAGTGATCGTGACCAACCCCTTTCCCAAACAGCCGAAAGAACGCCGAGAGCCGTACGTGAAGACCTGGGTCAAGCGTGGCGAGTGCTACAATCTTTCTTATGCCATTCTGATTCACGACTTGCCAGCCGATAAACCGATCGACCGCGATCACGTGGCAGAGTCGCTGTTAAAATCATTTGATTGA